A genomic segment from Streptomyces sp. NBC_01233 encodes:
- a CDS encoding lytic polysaccharide monooxygenase auxiliary activity family 9 protein, which translates to MPGRAGVAALGLGLVAGITLMGAPSASSHGYTDTPISRQKLCANKTVSDCGAIQWEPQSVEGFKGFPAAGPADGKICSGGLSQFAELDNPRGGAWPTTRVTSGQSYAFRWQFTANHSTTDFKYYVTKNGWTGTKALTRADLEPQPFLTVAYNGARPAMTTVHQGAMPSGKSGRHLILAVWTVNDTPMAFYACSDIQF; encoded by the coding sequence ATGCCCGGACGGGCCGGCGTCGCCGCGCTCGGCCTCGGCCTCGTCGCCGGAATCACCCTCATGGGCGCCCCCAGCGCCAGCAGCCACGGCTACACCGACACCCCCATCAGCCGCCAGAAGCTCTGCGCCAACAAGACCGTCTCCGACTGCGGCGCCATCCAGTGGGAGCCGCAGAGCGTCGAGGGCTTCAAGGGCTTCCCGGCCGCCGGCCCCGCCGACGGCAAGATATGTTCCGGCGGGCTCTCGCAGTTCGCCGAGCTCGACAACCCGCGCGGTGGCGCCTGGCCCACCACCAGGGTGACCAGCGGGCAGAGCTACGCCTTCCGGTGGCAGTTCACCGCCAACCACTCCACCACCGACTTCAAGTACTACGTCACCAAGAACGGCTGGACCGGCACCAAGGCCCTCACCCGCGCCGACCTCGAACCCCAGCCGTTCCTCACCGTCGCCTACAACGGCGCCCGCCCCGCCATGACCACCGTCCACCAGGGAGCCATGCCGAGCGGCAAGAGCGGCCGACACCTGATCCTGGCCGTCTGGACCGTCAACGACACCCCGATGGCCTTCTACGCCTGCTCCGACATTCAATTCTGA
- a CDS encoding SPFH domain-containing protein, with the protein MTSAHPAWSAEAVASGSFGSAAAAAVAVAAPCADSRTAPDAPRSHPAWAAEPELAAPAPASAAVGAPREEAGASDPAATSFGRAAAPVARSVQADEPVPPHGCEVPAARARSESEPVAATAAPEIPHPQDAEAQAQAGVATLSLRTVDPEPGPGPEPVAEPADPPGVPGPGVAEIVAQAVARGLEGDEARDLPGLPPRRGTSVTEVPVHLPFRGEPKPMPAPATRPGRSQAAPRPAPGRRVPRGDDRLREHRGPVLPGWVGVAVGGIALAGCTAVLWRAGAVPAAFVAAFGATPRAYQGLRAAHWPPLAFLGIVALVALGGLGRARTGHAWVLTLFGRYRGTVRLTGLTWVSPLLLRRRVDVRLRHWRSDPMPAVDSGGLALQVVVQVVWQVKDTARATLAVEDHTEYLAEQVESAMARVLSQLPADAFHEDAPTLRDAEAVGDALTRMLAAETEAVGIEVFSAQPTRIEYAAEVAEAMRRRRVAAIDAKHRDTVLTSVVDAVDDTVHRLTSRGLVELDDYERKALVKDLTVAFYTGRPE; encoded by the coding sequence GTGACGAGTGCGCACCCGGCGTGGTCGGCGGAGGCCGTGGCCTCGGGCTCGTTCGGGTCGGCCGCAGCGGCGGCCGTGGCCGTGGCCGCGCCGTGCGCGGATTCCCGTACGGCACCGGACGCGCCCCGCTCGCACCCGGCGTGGGCCGCGGAGCCGGAGCTCGCTGCTCCGGCGCCGGCGTCCGCCGCCGTGGGCGCGCCGCGCGAGGAGGCCGGGGCGAGCGACCCTGCCGCGACCTCGTTCGGCCGGGCCGCGGCCCCGGTGGCCCGCTCGGTGCAGGCCGACGAACCGGTGCCCCCGCACGGATGCGAGGTGCCGGCGGCGCGGGCCCGGTCCGAGTCCGAGCCGGTGGCCGCCACCGCGGCCCCGGAGATCCCGCACCCGCAGGACGCGGAGGCCCAGGCCCAGGCCGGGGTGGCCACCCTGAGCCTGCGGACCGTCGACCCCGAGCCCGGACCCGGCCCCGAACCGGTCGCCGAACCCGCGGACCCGCCCGGCGTGCCCGGGCCCGGCGTCGCCGAGATCGTCGCCCAGGCGGTGGCGCGCGGCCTGGAGGGGGACGAGGCCCGGGACCTCCCCGGCCTCCCGCCCCGCCGCGGCACCTCGGTCACCGAGGTGCCGGTGCACCTCCCCTTCCGCGGCGAGCCGAAGCCGATGCCCGCGCCCGCCACCCGGCCCGGCCGGTCACAGGCCGCCCCCCGGCCCGCCCCCGGCCGCCGGGTCCCCCGCGGCGACGACCGGCTCCGGGAGCACCGCGGCCCGGTGCTGCCCGGCTGGGTCGGTGTGGCGGTCGGCGGCATCGCACTCGCCGGATGCACGGCCGTGCTCTGGCGGGCCGGGGCCGTTCCCGCCGCCTTCGTGGCCGCCTTCGGGGCGACCCCCCGCGCCTACCAGGGCCTGCGCGCCGCCCACTGGCCCCCGCTCGCCTTCCTCGGCATCGTGGCCCTCGTGGCGCTCGGCGGTCTCGGCCGGGCCCGCACCGGCCACGCCTGGGTGCTCACCCTCTTCGGCCGCTACCGCGGCACCGTCCGCCTGACCGGCCTGACCTGGGTCAGCCCGCTCCTCCTGCGCCGCCGGGTCGACGTACGGCTGCGGCACTGGCGCAGCGACCCCATGCCCGCCGTGGACTCGGGCGGCCTCGCCCTGCAGGTCGTCGTACAGGTCGTCTGGCAGGTCAAGGACACGGCCCGGGCCACGCTCGCCGTCGAGGACCACACGGAGTACCTCGCCGAGCAGGTCGAATCGGCCATGGCCCGCGTGCTCTCCCAGCTCCCCGCCGACGCCTTCCACGAGGACGCCCCGACCCTTCGGGACGCCGAGGCGGTCGGCGACGCGCTGACCCGCATGCTGGCGGCCGAAACCGAGGCCGTCGGGATCGAGGTGTTCTCGGCCCAGCCGACCCGGATCGAGTACGCGGCCGAGGTCGCCGAGGCCATGCGCCGCCGCCGGGTCGCGGCGATCGACGCCAAGCACCGGGACACCGTGCTGACTTCGGTCGTGGACGCGGTGGACGACACCGTCCACCGCCTGACCTCGCGCGGGCTGGTCGAGCTCGACGACTACGAGCGCAAGGCCCTGGTGAAGGACCTCACGGTCGCCTTCTACACGGGACGCCCCGAGTAG
- a CDS encoding peptidoglycan-binding protein, with translation MPMPAFEEYEPAGDCVCRGCAQRRRSLARARAIPLRDGGHPAARGARRALVLATAAGVVLGGGGATAVAVTTPATGPVALDDPGSPQGDRTPLHGPQGGPVGRPGAPAKPGAVKRIDRTTIINRAKLWLDAQVPYSMSTYFTDGYRQDCSGYVSMAWNLGSNEWTGSLDKFATKITKDDLLPGDMLLFHNPADPNNGSHVVIFGGWVDETRNHYVAYEQTRPNTRKLATPYGYWANAAKYVPYRFNGVTGGVVPEVPGAVPEPPAAGPKPGDAKAFPGADKFAPGAANDFVEQLGRMLIERGAYRFYPKGVADRTWSDHDKLATQAFQRAQGWSGADADGIPGAHTWRLLVEKQGAGIPPLVGAAPGPGGVRAFPGAAVFRPGQSHAAIEALGRQLRKKGFGKYYTSGPGPRWGEADRRNVEAFQRAQGWRGASANGYPGPETWRRLFA, from the coding sequence ATGCCGATGCCCGCTTTCGAGGAGTACGAGCCCGCGGGGGACTGCGTGTGCCGGGGATGCGCCCAGCGCCGCCGTTCCCTCGCCCGCGCGCGGGCCATACCGCTGAGGGACGGGGGGCACCCCGCGGCCCGCGGGGCCCGGCGGGCGCTGGTCCTGGCCACCGCCGCGGGAGTGGTCCTCGGCGGTGGCGGCGCCACCGCGGTGGCCGTGACCACTCCGGCCACCGGTCCGGTGGCCCTGGACGACCCCGGCTCCCCGCAGGGCGACCGGACCCCGCTGCACGGCCCGCAGGGCGGCCCGGTCGGGCGGCCCGGCGCCCCCGCCAAGCCCGGCGCCGTGAAGCGGATCGACCGCACGACGATCATCAACCGGGCGAAGCTGTGGCTGGACGCGCAGGTTCCGTACAGCATGTCCACGTACTTCACGGACGGCTACCGGCAGGACTGCTCGGGCTACGTCTCCATGGCCTGGAACCTCGGCTCGAACGAGTGGACCGGCAGCCTGGACAAGTTCGCCACCAAGATCACCAAGGATGATCTGCTGCCGGGGGACATGCTGCTCTTCCACAACCCGGCGGACCCCAACAACGGCTCGCACGTGGTCATCTTCGGCGGCTGGGTCGACGAGACGCGCAACCACTACGTCGCCTACGAGCAGACGCGCCCCAACACGCGGAAGCTGGCCACGCCCTACGGGTACTGGGCCAACGCGGCCAAGTACGTCCCGTACCGGTTCAACGGGGTGACGGGCGGGGTCGTTCCGGAGGTCCCGGGCGCCGTCCCCGAACCGCCCGCGGCGGGCCCGAAGCCGGGCGACGCCAAGGCCTTCCCGGGGGCGGACAAGTTCGCCCCGGGCGCCGCGAACGACTTCGTGGAACAACTGGGCCGGATGCTGATCGAGCGCGGCGCGTACCGCTTCTACCCCAAAGGGGTGGCGGACCGGACGTGGAGCGACCACGACAAGCTGGCCACCCAGGCCTTCCAGCGCGCACAGGGCTGGTCGGGCGCGGACGCCGACGGCATCCCCGGCGCGCACACCTGGCGCCTGCTCGTCGAGAAGCAGGGCGCCGGCATCCCGCCGTTGGTGGGCGCGGCGCCGGGACCGGGCGGAGTACGGGCCTTCCCCGGGGCCGCCGTGTTCCGCCCGGGCCAGTCCCACGCGGCCATCGAGGCCCTCGGCCGACAGCTGCGCAAGAAGGGCTTCGGCAAGTACTACACGTCCGGCCCCGGCCCCCGCTGGGGTGAGGCCGACCGCCGCAACGTCGAGGCCTTCCAGCGCGCGCAGGGCTGGCGCGGCGCCTCGGCCAACGGCTACCCGGGCCCGGAAACCTGGCGCCGGCTGTTCGCATGA
- a CDS encoding class F sortase, with the protein MSEVKASAGGRLLTFAAWSVLVLGLWLWGRQLTVAPAAPTGPAGGAVGLGLPAAHAPLAAALPQRVDVPSIGIQAPVISRGLDKDGALEPPPYDSPGTVGWWGKGVQPGTAGTALMVGHVDTRSKPAVFYGLSTVQPGDKVRVVRADGSVAEFTIEDVRVYERAAFDAHKAYGPRVRGRAELRLVTCGGTYDKAAKEYTANVVVSAYLTGVGARPGTTV; encoded by the coding sequence ATGAGTGAGGTCAAGGCTTCCGCCGGCGGCCGGCTGCTGACCTTCGCCGCCTGGTCCGTGCTGGTGCTCGGCCTGTGGCTGTGGGGCCGCCAGCTCACCGTGGCGCCCGCCGCGCCCACCGGCCCGGCCGGCGGGGCGGTGGGCCTGGGACTGCCGGCCGCGCACGCCCCGCTCGCCGCGGCCCTGCCCCAGCGCGTCGACGTGCCCTCCATAGGCATCCAGGCCCCGGTGATCTCCCGGGGCCTGGACAAGGACGGCGCGCTCGAACCGCCCCCGTACGACAGTCCGGGCACGGTGGGCTGGTGGGGCAAGGGCGTCCAGCCGGGGACGGCCGGGACGGCGCTGATGGTGGGGCACGTGGACACCCGCTCCAAGCCGGCGGTGTTCTACGGCCTGAGCACGGTGCAGCCGGGTGACAAGGTGCGGGTGGTGCGGGCGGACGGATCGGTCGCCGAGTTCACGATCGAGGACGTACGGGTCTACGAGCGCGCGGCCTTCGACGCGCACAAGGCCTACGGCCCGCGGGTCCGGGGCCGGGCGGAGCTGAGGCTCGTGACCTGCGGGGGCACCTACGACAAGGCGGCCAAGGAGTACACGGCGAACGTGGTGGTCTCCGCCTACCTGACGGGCGTGGGAGCCCGCCCGGGCACGACGGTCTGA
- a CDS encoding HAD-IIA family hydrolase — MAERKPIESWLTDMDGVLIHEGTPIPGADAFIKRLRESGKPFLVLTNNSIYTPRDLQARLSRMGLDVPVENIWTSALATAKFLDDQRPGGTAYVIGEAGLTTALHDIGYILTDHEPDYVVLGETRTYSFEAMTKAVRLINAGARFICTNPDETGPSTEGPLPATGAVAALITKATGKKPYFAGKPNPLMMRTGLNAIGAHSETSAMIGDRMDTDVLAGLEAGMQTFLVLTGLTSIADTEKFPYRPTKTVDSIADLVDLV, encoded by the coding sequence GTGGCAGAGCGCAAGCCGATCGAATCCTGGCTCACCGACATGGACGGGGTCCTCATCCACGAGGGCACCCCGATCCCCGGCGCCGATGCCTTCATCAAGCGGCTGCGCGAGTCCGGCAAGCCCTTCCTGGTCCTGACCAACAACTCCATCTACACCCCCCGCGACCTCCAGGCCCGCCTGTCCCGGATGGGTCTGGACGTGCCCGTCGAGAACATCTGGACCTCCGCGCTGGCCACCGCGAAGTTCCTCGACGACCAGCGCCCGGGCGGCACGGCGTACGTCATCGGCGAGGCGGGCCTGACCACCGCCCTGCACGACATCGGCTACATCCTGACCGACCACGAGCCCGACTACGTGGTCCTGGGCGAGACCCGGACGTACAGCTTCGAGGCGATGACGAAGGCGGTCCGCCTGATCAACGCGGGCGCCCGCTTCATCTGCACCAACCCCGACGAGACCGGCCCCTCCACCGAGGGCCCGCTCCCGGCCACCGGCGCGGTCGCCGCACTGATCACCAAGGCGACCGGCAAGAAGCCGTACTTCGCCGGCAAGCCCAACCCGCTGATGATGCGCACCGGCCTGAACGCCATCGGCGCGCACTCGGAGACCAGCGCGATGATCGGCGACCGCATGGACACCGACGTGCTGGCCGGCCTGGAGGCGGGCATGCAGACCTTCCTCGTCCTCACCGGCCTGACCTCGATCGCGGACACCGAGAAGTTCCCGTACCGCCCGACCAAGACCGTCGATTCGATCGCGGATCTGGTCGACCTCGTCTGA
- a CDS encoding alkaline phosphatase family protein has protein sequence MPTAVPAGRTLAVATTVTALLATALGAHAATADEAAAAAGTGKVLVIGIDGAVLDRVKAANAPNLQGLMAQGLTARSTLYANPMAATSSGPGWSTIATGVWPDKHGVKDNSFTGKNYTAYPDFLTRIENAKPALNTYAAADWEPITSTDQNGPIFSAKIDKRLSLKGDRDGYRGEDPKIAAAAAAELRDQNPDAAFVYLGEIDAAGHSYGAASQQYLDTIARVDGLVGQLLTAVQNRPTYAQENWKVLVTTDHGHTDSGGHGGSTIQERGTFVIAKGAGIQAGSVRGDVKLVDVAATALAQVGVAAPGIDGVPLNAPGIDGVPLNAPDDDPFDTLRPNLQARVDETGIPAGAKGFTHTPPAGWSVDNSKMGTGGVTEWAGWAFATDEFWSQAQRDQWRELNVRSRDVFAVADSDEWDDKSHTGAFDSTLITPKWAVTGGSTRNLTFQTHYRQEAGQTAQVLVSYNGGAPTVVKSYTADAVAKAESLALQVPAGATDVQIRFRYSGNNNWYWTVDNVRLG, from the coding sequence GTGCCCACTGCTGTCCCCGCCGGACGCACCCTCGCCGTGGCCACCACCGTCACCGCCCTGCTCGCCACCGCACTCGGCGCGCACGCCGCCACCGCCGACGAGGCCGCGGCCGCCGCCGGCACCGGCAAGGTCCTCGTCATCGGCATCGACGGCGCGGTCCTGGACCGTGTCAAGGCCGCCAACGCGCCGAACCTGCAGGGCCTGATGGCCCAGGGCCTCACCGCCCGCAGCACCCTCTACGCGAACCCGATGGCCGCCACCTCCTCGGGCCCCGGCTGGTCCACCATCGCCACCGGAGTCTGGCCCGACAAGCACGGCGTGAAGGACAACTCCTTCACCGGCAAGAACTACACCGCGTACCCGGACTTCCTGACCCGCATCGAGAACGCCAAGCCGGCGCTCAACACGTACGCGGCCGCCGACTGGGAGCCCATCACCTCCACCGACCAGAACGGCCCGATCTTCTCCGCCAAGATCGACAAGCGCCTCTCCCTCAAGGGCGACCGCGACGGCTACCGGGGCGAGGACCCGAAGATCGCCGCCGCGGCCGCCGCCGAGCTGCGCGACCAGAACCCGGACGCCGCCTTCGTCTACCTCGGCGAGATCGACGCGGCCGGCCACTCCTACGGCGCCGCCAGTCAGCAGTACCTCGACACCATCGCCCGCGTGGACGGGCTGGTGGGCCAGCTGCTCACCGCCGTCCAGAACCGCCCGACGTACGCCCAGGAGAACTGGAAGGTCCTGGTCACCACCGACCACGGCCACACCGACTCCGGTGGCCACGGCGGCTCGACCATCCAGGAGCGCGGCACCTTCGTCATCGCCAAGGGCGCGGGCATCCAGGCCGGTTCGGTCCGGGGCGACGTGAAGCTGGTCGACGTGGCCGCGACCGCGCTCGCCCAGGTCGGCGTCGCCGCCCCCGGCATCGACGGAGTCCCGCTGAACGCCCCCGGCATCGACGGAGTCCCGCTGAACGCCCCGGACGACGACCCCTTCGACACCCTGCGCCCGAACCTCCAGGCGCGCGTGGACGAGACGGGCATCCCGGCGGGAGCGAAGGGCTTCACGCACACCCCGCCCGCGGGCTGGTCCGTCGACAACTCCAAGATGGGCACCGGTGGCGTCACCGAGTGGGCCGGCTGGGCCTTCGCGACCGACGAGTTCTGGAGCCAGGCGCAGCGCGACCAGTGGCGCGAGCTGAACGTCCGCTCCCGTGACGTCTTCGCCGTCGCCGACTCCGACGAGTGGGACGACAAGAGCCACACGGGCGCCTTCGACTCCACCCTGATCACCCCCAAGTGGGCGGTCACCGGCGGCAGCACGCGCAACCTGACCTTCCAGACGCACTACCGCCAGGAGGCCGGCCAGACCGCCCAGGTCCTGGTCTCCTACAACGGCGGTGCCCCGACCGTCGTGAAGTCCTACACCGCCGACGCCGTCGCCAAGGCCGAGTCCCTCGCGCTGCAGGTCCCGGCCGGCGCCACCGACGTCCAGATCCGCTTCCGCTACAGCGGGAACAACAACTGGTACTGGACCGTCGACAACGTCCGCCTGGGCTGA
- a CDS encoding 2-aminoethylphosphonate ABC transporter substrate-binding protein → MPSKLLLRSAAAVAGSLALTASLTACGGSSSADSADSRGGEKVVTVYSADGLKSEKGDGWYDKVFADFTKKTGIEVKYVEGGSGEMVQRAVREKTNTQADVLITLPPFIQQADGKGLLQAYVPQGSDKVNGADKAPDGKWTSVVNNYFGFVHNKKELPEAPKTWEELLDPKYKGRLQYSTPGVAGDGTAVLVKSMHDFGGKEPAMEYLKKLQANNVGPSSSTSKLAPKTDKGELLVANGDVQMNFAQSKSMPNLGIWFPAKDGGKPTSFALPYAAGLVAKAPHSENGKKLLDHLLGEEAQKLVSEVGGGFPARTDVKPTDANAVELTKIMAGVEIFEPDWADIDKNLTGYVDAWKSATGS, encoded by the coding sequence ATGCCCAGCAAGCTCCTGCTCCGCAGTGCCGCCGCCGTCGCCGGCAGCCTCGCCCTCACCGCCTCCCTCACCGCCTGCGGCGGTTCCTCCTCCGCGGACTCCGCCGACTCCCGGGGCGGCGAGAAGGTCGTCACCGTCTACAGCGCCGACGGCCTCAAGAGCGAGAAGGGCGACGGCTGGTACGACAAGGTCTTCGCCGACTTCACCAAGAAGACCGGCATCGAGGTCAAGTACGTCGAGGGCGGCTCGGGCGAGATGGTGCAGCGCGCCGTCCGCGAGAAGACCAACACCCAGGCCGACGTGCTGATCACGCTGCCGCCGTTCATCCAGCAGGCCGACGGCAAGGGCCTGCTCCAGGCCTACGTGCCGCAGGGATCCGACAAGGTCAACGGCGCGGACAAGGCGCCCGACGGCAAGTGGACCTCGGTCGTCAACAACTACTTCGGCTTCGTCCACAACAAGAAGGAGCTCCCCGAGGCCCCCAAGACCTGGGAGGAGCTGCTCGACCCCAAGTACAAGGGCAGGCTGCAGTACTCCACCCCGGGCGTCGCGGGCGACGGCACGGCCGTCCTCGTCAAGTCGATGCACGACTTCGGCGGCAAGGAGCCGGCGATGGAGTACCTGAAGAAGCTCCAGGCCAACAACGTCGGCCCGTCCTCCTCCACCAGCAAGCTCGCGCCGAAGACGGACAAGGGCGAGCTGCTCGTGGCCAACGGCGACGTCCAGATGAACTTCGCGCAGTCCAAGTCCATGCCGAACCTGGGCATCTGGTTCCCGGCGAAGGACGGCGGCAAGCCCACCAGCTTCGCCCTGCCCTACGCGGCCGGCCTGGTCGCCAAGGCCCCGCACTCCGAGAACGGCAAGAAGCTCCTCGACCACCTCCTCGGCGAAGAGGCCCAGAAGCTGGTCAGCGAGGTCGGCGGCGGCTTCCCGGCGCGCACCGACGTCAAGCCGACCGACGCCAACGCCGTCGAACTCACCAAGATCATGGCGGGCGTGGAGATCTTCGAGCCGGACTGGGCCGACATCGACAAGAACCTCACCGGCTACGTCGACGCGTGGAAGTCGGCAACCGGAAGCTGA
- a CDS encoding ABC transporter permease produces the protein MLVHSKTGRWAAWGLFGLLFLPLFALPLLVVVAASFATHWSGAFPSGPTTANYASAVRGESLRALTTSLVTALAASLLALAVGTWAALAAATLKKRGKRALDALFMLPVAVPSVVVGLAVLVAFSRPPVLLNGTSSIVILAHTILVTAFAHQSVSAAIVRLDPAYEQAAASLGARPAYVLWRVRLPLLLPSLTAAAGLCFALSMGELSATMMLYPPDWMPLPVRIFTATDRGSLFGGSAVAVVLMAATLLVLLAVSRIRTKASYR, from the coding sequence GTGCTGGTGCATAGCAAGACCGGCCGCTGGGCCGCCTGGGGCCTCTTCGGCCTCCTCTTCCTGCCGCTGTTCGCCCTGCCGCTGCTCGTCGTGGTCGCGGCCTCCTTCGCCACCCACTGGTCGGGCGCCTTCCCCTCCGGGCCGACGACCGCGAACTACGCCTCCGCGGTACGCGGCGAATCCCTCCGGGCGCTGACCACCAGCCTGGTCACCGCCCTCGCCGCCAGCCTCCTCGCACTCGCCGTCGGCACCTGGGCCGCGCTGGCCGCCGCCACACTGAAGAAGCGCGGGAAGCGCGCCCTGGACGCGCTGTTCATGCTGCCCGTCGCGGTCCCGTCCGTGGTCGTCGGCCTCGCAGTGCTCGTCGCCTTCAGCCGGCCGCCGGTCCTGCTCAACGGCACCAGCTCGATCGTCATCCTGGCGCACACGATCCTTGTCACGGCGTTCGCCCACCAGTCGGTTTCGGCCGCGATCGTACGGCTCGACCCCGCGTACGAGCAGGCGGCGGCCTCCCTCGGCGCCCGTCCCGCGTACGTGCTCTGGCGGGTCAGGCTCCCCCTCCTGCTGCCGTCCCTCACGGCCGCGGCCGGGCTCTGCTTCGCCCTGTCCATGGGCGAGCTGAGCGCCACGATGATGCTCTACCCGCCGGACTGGATGCCCCTCCCCGTCCGCATCTTCACCGCCACCGACCGCGGTTCGCTCTTCGGCGGCTCCGCCGTCGCCGTGGTCCTGATGGCCGCCACCCTGCTGGTCCTCCTGGCCGTCTCCCGCATCCGTACCAAGGCCTCGTACCGCTGA
- a CDS encoding 2-aminoethylphosphonate ABC transporter permease subunit yields the protein MRRAAVPTPAGEARGSAPDPVPQSPAGLECAARLKDRGSAPDPASQSPARLNRALVWALPPVAVLALVFLYPLALVVRQSLSPENGGGAFDAYASVFASQSFREALGTTVWLAVGATAGCLVLGFALALIIAFVPFPGARAVAKFIDVFLSFPSFLVTLALLFIYGTVGMANGAWTGLTGAAEGPFHFLTTPWGVLLAEITYFTPFVMRPLLAAFSQLDTAQLEVAAGLGARPARIVRRVILPEALPALAAGGSLVLVMCLNEFGIVLFTGAKDVTTLPMLIYGKAILESDYAAACVVAVVNIAISVGLFGLYRVVGKRAGA from the coding sequence ATGCGGCGCGCGGCCGTGCCGACCCCCGCCGGGGAGGCTCGGGGCTCCGCCCCGGACCCCGTGCCTCAATCGCCGGCGGGGCTGGAATGTGCGGCGCGGCTGAAAGATCGGGGCTCCGCCCCGGACCCCGCGTCTCAATCGCCGGCGAGGCTGAATCGTGCGCTGGTATGGGCGCTGCCGCCCGTGGCCGTGCTCGCGCTGGTGTTCCTGTATCCCCTCGCACTGGTCGTCCGGCAGTCGCTCAGCCCCGAGAACGGCGGCGGCGCCTTCGACGCGTACGCCTCCGTCTTCGCCTCGCAGAGCTTCCGCGAGGCCCTCGGGACCACCGTGTGGCTGGCCGTCGGGGCCACCGCCGGCTGCCTCGTGCTCGGCTTCGCCCTCGCGCTGATCATCGCCTTCGTGCCCTTCCCCGGGGCCCGCGCCGTCGCGAAGTTCATCGACGTGTTCCTCTCCTTCCCCTCCTTCCTCGTCACCCTCGCCCTCCTCTTCATCTACGGGACCGTGGGCATGGCCAACGGGGCCTGGACCGGCCTCACCGGCGCCGCCGAGGGGCCCTTCCACTTCCTCACCACCCCCTGGGGCGTCCTCCTCGCGGAGATCACGTACTTCACGCCCTTCGTGATGCGCCCCCTGCTCGCGGCCTTCTCCCAACTGGACACCGCCCAGCTGGAGGTCGCCGCCGGCCTCGGCGCCCGGCCCGCCCGGATCGTCCGGCGGGTGATCCTCCCCGAGGCCCTCCCGGCGCTCGCCGCGGGCGGCAGCCTCGTCCTCGTCATGTGCCTCAACGAGTTCGGGATCGTCCTCTTCACCGGAGCCAAGGACGTCACGACCCTGCCGATGCTCATCTACGGCAAGGCCATCCTCGAATCCGACTACGCGGCCGCCTGCGTGGTCGCCGTCGTCAACATCGCGATCTCCGTCGGTCTGTTCGGCCTCTACCGGGTGGTGGGCAAGCGTGCTGGTGCATAG
- a CDS encoding ABC transporter ATP-binding protein, with protein MSGIRFDGVSVAYGGTTVLDSLDLTVEPGEVMALLGPSGSGKTTALRAVAGFVRPVAGRVLIGGRDVTALPPHKRGIGMVVQQYALFPHMRVEDNVAFGLRAQKAPKGEIRGRVAEALELTGMGGYARRYPRELSGGQQQRVAIARALAIRPGVLLLDEPLSALDAQLRSGMLAELARLHRELPDVSILYVTHDQVEALTLADRIAVMDKARLQDCGTPQQLYRAPRTEFTASFVGNANLLPVTVAESGAVFEGRALTLDRGRAAPGSTATLCVRPHLLGLGTGPNALSGTIAEVQWRGSTHRLYVDVDGHRVKADLPELRETPALGDRVTLHFEPRDAVLLAAGVSDG; from the coding sequence GTGAGCGGCATCCGCTTCGACGGGGTCAGCGTCGCCTACGGCGGCACGACCGTCCTGGACTCCCTCGACCTGACCGTCGAGCCGGGCGAGGTGATGGCGCTGCTCGGCCCCTCCGGCTCGGGCAAGACCACGGCGCTGCGCGCGGTCGCCGGTTTCGTACGGCCCGTCGCGGGCCGGGTGCTGATCGGCGGCCGGGACGTCACCGCGCTCCCGCCGCACAAGCGCGGCATCGGCATGGTCGTCCAGCAGTACGCGCTCTTCCCGCACATGCGGGTCGAGGACAACGTCGCCTTCGGCCTCCGGGCCCAGAAGGCACCCAAGGGCGAGATCCGAGGCCGCGTCGCCGAGGCTCTGGAACTGACCGGCATGGGCGGCTACGCACGGCGCTACCCCCGCGAACTCTCGGGCGGCCAGCAGCAGCGCGTGGCCATCGCCCGCGCGCTCGCGATCCGCCCGGGGGTACTCCTGCTGGACGAACCCCTCTCGGCCCTCGACGCGCAGCTGCGCTCCGGGATGCTCGCCGAACTGGCCCGCCTGCACCGCGAACTGCCCGACGTCTCCATCCTCTACGTCACCCACGACCAGGTCGAGGCGCTCACCCTGGCCGACCGGATCGCCGTCATGGACAAGGCCCGGCTCCAGGACTGCGGGACCCCGCAGCAGCTGTACCGGGCCCCGCGCACCGAGTTCACCGCGTCCTTCGTCGGCAACGCGAACCTGCTGCCGGTGACGGTGGCCGAGTCCGGCGCGGTCTTCGAGGGCCGCGCACTGACCCTCGACCGCGGCCGCGCGGCGCCCGGCTCCACGGCCACCCTGTGCGTACGGCCGCACCTGCTCGGCCTCGGGACCGGCCCCAACGCTCTGAGCGGCACCATCGCCGAGGTCCAGTGGCGCGGCTCGACGCACCGGCTCTACGTCGACGTCGACGGCCACCGGGTCAAGGCGGACCTCCCCGAGCTGCGGGAGACTCCGGCGCTGGGGGACAGGGTCACGCTGCACTTCGAGCCGCGCGACGCCGTGCTGCTGGCCGCAGGGGTGTCGGATGGCTGA